A portion of the Cololabis saira isolate AMF1-May2022 chromosome 17, fColSai1.1, whole genome shotgun sequence genome contains these proteins:
- the pcca gene encoding propionyl-CoA carboxylase alpha chain, mitochondrial → MAASRCSGLVDRLLFSVRYSTCPSRCCAVNSRALYSTVPNTSEKTFDKILIANRGEIACRVMKTCKKMGIKTVAVHSEVDSTAVHVKSADEAVCVGPAASSKSYLNMDAIMEAIRLTGAQAVHPGYGFLSENKEFAKRLAAEGVTFIGPDNHAIQAMGDKIESKLIAKAAQVNTIPGFDGVVKSAEEAVKIANEIGYPVMIKASAGGGGKGMRIAWNDEETRDGFRFSSQEAASSFGDDRLLIEKYIDNPRHIEIQVLADKHGNALWLNERECSIQRRNQKVVEEAPSTFLDPDTRRAMGEQAVQLAQAVQYSSAGTVEFLVDSKKNFYFLEMNTRLQVEHPITECITGLDLVEQMIRVAKGYRLLHKQEDIPINGWAIESRVYAEDPYKSFGLPSIGRLSQYQEPLNISNVRVDSGIEEGSDISIYYDPMISKLVTYGSSRAEALAKMEEALDNYVVRGVTHNIPLLREIITHPRFISGDISTNFLPEVYPEGFKGHQLEAAARRELLASAAALHVCTQLRSHRIHSPHRVSPSPVDGSRWELCVELGDGRHNVLVTRTENIYKVEVDGERVEVSGQFNLASPLLPLTINGSDRIMQCLSREASGMIVLQFMGTVFKVRVLSKLASKFSSYMPEKVPEDTSSILRSPMPGTVVAMSVKPGDTVAEGQEICVIEAMKMQNSLTAAKQGKVKTVHCKPGETVGEGDLLVELE, encoded by the exons ATGGCGGCGTCCAGGTGCTCGGGGCTGGTGGACAGGCTGCTGTTCTCCGTGAGG TATTCAACATGCCCGTCCAGATGTTGTGCCGTCAACAGCAGAGCTCTGTATTCAACAGTTCCTAACACTAGTGAAAAG ACCTTCGATAAGATCCTCATTGCAAACAGAGGAGAAATCGCCTGCAGG GTGATGAAGACATGTAAGAAGATGGGAATTAAGACTGTTGCTGTTCACAGTGAGGTGGACTCTACTGCT GTGCATGTAAAGTCAGCTGACGAGGCGGTGTGTGTCGGCCCGGCCGCCAGCAGCAAGAGCTACCTGAACATGGATGCCATCATGGAGGCCATCAGACTCACTGGTGCACAAGCT GTTCATCCTGGGTACGGCTTTCTGtctgaaaataaagaatttgcCAAACGACTG GCCGCAGAGGGCGTGACTTTCATCGGCCCAGACAATCATGCCATCCAGGCCATGGGAGATAAAATTGAGAGCAAGCTGATTGCGAAGGCTGCCCAGGTCAACACTATCCCGGGATTCGATGGAGTCGTCAAG tCTGCGGAAGAAGCTGTGAAGATTGCGAATGAAATTG GTTACCCAGTGATGATCAAAGCGTCTGCAGGAGGTGGAGGGAAGGGAATGAGAATAGCCTGGAACGACGAGGAGACCAG GGACGGTTTCCGTTTTTCATCCCAGGAAGCAGCATCCAGCTTTGGAGACGATCGGCTCCTGATTGAGAAGTATATTGATAACCCAAGACACATAGAGATTCAG GTGCTGGCTGATAAACATGGAAATGCTCTATGGCTCAATGAGAGGGAGTGCTCCATTCAGAGGAGGAAccagaaggtggtggaggaggccccgag TACTTTTCTGGACCCAGACACACGACGGGCCATGGGTGAGCAGGCAGTCCAGCTTGCTCAGGCTGTGCAGTATTCCTCTGCTGGGACTGTTGAGTTCCTGGTGGATTCAAAGAAGAACTTCTACTTCCTGGAGATGAACACACGACTGCAG GTGGAGCATCCCATCACCGAGTGCATTACTGGCCTGGACCTGGTGGAGCAAATGATACGAGTTGCCAAGGGTTACCGGCTGCTGCACAAGCAGGAGGACATCCCGATCAACGGCTGGGCCATTGAGAGTCGAGTGTATGCagag GATCCTTACAAGTCTTTCGGGCTTCCATCCATTGGACGCTTGTCTCAGTACCAGGAACCGCTGAACATCAGTAAT GTCCGTGTGGATAGTGGCATTGAGGAGGGCAGTGACATCAGTATCTACTACGACCCCATGATCTCCAAG TTAGTCACCTATGGATCCAGTCGAGCAGAAGCCCTGGCCAAGATGGAGGAGGCTCTGGATAACTATGTGGTCAGAG GTGTGACCCACAACATTCCTCTGCTGCGGGAAATCATCACTCATCCTCGATTCATCTCCGGGGATATCAGCACCAACTTCCTGCCCGAGGTTTATCCTGAGGGGTTCAAGGGTCACCAGCTGGAGGCTGCAGCCCGCAGGGAGCTGCTGGCCTCCGCCGCAGCGCTGCACGTCTGCACGCAGCTGCGATCGCACAGGATCCACAGCCCACACAG GGTTTCTCCTAGTCCTGTGGACGGGAGTCGCTGGGAGCTCTGTGTGGAACTGGGAGATGGACGCCACAATGTTCTGGTAACCAGAACAGagaacatttataaa GTGGAGGTGGATGGAGAACGGGTGGAGGTCAGTGGGCAGTTTAACCTGGCCTCCCCTCTGCTGCCTCTCACCATCAACGGCTCTGACAGAATCATGCAA TGTCTGTCCAGAGAAGCCTCTGGGATGATTGTCCTGCAGTTCATGGGCACCGTG TTTAAGGTCCGTGTTCTGTCCAAGCTCGCCTCAAAGTTTTCCTCCTACATGCCAGAGAAGGTTCCAGAAGATACCAGCAGCATTCTGCGTTCTCCCATGCCAGGCACCGTGGTGGCCATGTCTGTCAAACCTGGAGATACG GTTGCAGAAGGTCAGGAGATCTGTGTTATTGAAGCCATGAAGATGCAGAACAGTCTGACTGCAGCCAAACAGGGAAAG GTGAAGACGGTCCACTGTAAACCCGGAGAGACGGTGGGGGAGGGAGACCTGCTGGTGGAACTGGAGTAA